The following are encoded together in the Gemmatimonadales bacterium genome:
- the ftsY gene encoding signal recognition particle-docking protein FtsY, which produces MASSRITEGKKLSLWGKIKRLALTDVGALVRGFKAADIDAMEQVLLEADFGIASTSVLIDELDDQVRRGKLKSEDDLKDALVDRVAGMLAGPGAPGQLRRSASGPTVLIVMGVNGTGKTTTVAKLASRYKREGDTVLLVAADTYRAGAIDQLKTWAERIGVPCVSGAPGGDPAAVAFDGVEAAQARNATLVIVDTAGRLHTQEGLMDELRKVGRVVGRKIEGAPHEVFLVLDGTVGQNAVQQGRQFAQAIPPTGLVVTKLDGTARGGAVVALRRELDVPIRFIGLGEGVDDLREFDPRDFARELVESGVES; this is translated from the coding sequence ATGGCCAGCTCTCGAATTACTGAAGGCAAAAAGCTCTCTCTCTGGGGCAAGATCAAACGCCTCGCGCTCACCGATGTGGGTGCCCTGGTTCGCGGCTTCAAGGCGGCGGACATCGACGCGATGGAGCAGGTGCTCCTCGAGGCCGACTTCGGGATTGCGTCGACCTCCGTGCTGATCGATGAACTCGACGACCAGGTTCGCCGCGGCAAGCTCAAATCTGAAGACGATCTCAAGGACGCCCTCGTCGATCGGGTCGCCGGGATGCTGGCGGGTCCGGGCGCGCCTGGGCAGCTGCGCCGATCGGCCAGCGGACCGACCGTGCTGATCGTCATGGGGGTCAACGGGACCGGAAAAACCACCACTGTGGCCAAGCTTGCCTCGCGGTACAAGCGGGAGGGCGACACCGTCCTGCTGGTGGCAGCTGACACCTACCGGGCGGGCGCGATCGACCAGCTCAAGACCTGGGCAGAGCGAATCGGGGTGCCGTGCGTGTCGGGGGCGCCTGGAGGAGATCCGGCCGCGGTGGCGTTCGATGGCGTCGAGGCGGCTCAGGCCCGCAACGCGACGCTCGTGATCGTCGATACGGCCGGGCGCCTCCACACCCAGGAAGGTCTGATGGACGAGCTTCGGAAGGTGGGCAGGGTGGTCGGCCGCAAGATCGAGGGCGCCCCCCACGAGGTGTTCCTGGTGCTCGATGGTACGGTGGGGCAGAACGCGGTGCAGCAGGGCCGCCAGTTTGCGCAGGCCATTCCGCCAACCGGGCTCGTGGTAACGAAGCTCGATGGCACGGCGCGAGGCGGAGCGGTCGTGGCCCTGCGCCGGGAACTCGATGTGCCGATTCGTTTCATCGGCCTGGGCGAAGGGGTCGACGACCTGCGCGAGTTCGACCCGCGCGACTTCGCTCGGGAGCTGGTGGAGTCCGGCGTCGAGAGCTGA
- the murC gene encoding UDP-N-acetylmuramate--L-alanine ligase: protein MNLFLQSDSRPLHFVGIGGAGMSALAMVALRRGVRVTGTDADISGSTDLVKAGAVVAEGSSPLLVGEAGAVVASAAIPPGHPDLVEAARLGLPIVPRKQALAGLVAGATVVAVAGTHGKTTTTVMTTEALIGAGRDPTGLAGGRVASWGGNARMGGTALFVVEADEYDQAFLTLTPTVAIINNVEPDHLECYGSVEAMEAAYFQFAQPAERVLVGTDGAGPDRVAAAIGSRVWRFGPGAPDLGLEAVQLSERGSRATVRFPDGSAVPLALQVPGLHNLRNGLAALGAAYALGADVSGAATALAAYAGVGRRFERVGEAGGVAIVDDYAHHPTELAATLAAARQAYPGRRLVAVFQPHLYSRTALHAEAMGQAVAAADLAVVTDVYGAREAPVPGVTGALVAAAAERQSGARVRYVADRSQLTGIVADLLESGDIVITLGAGDVTRVGRELLGRLADR, encoded by the coding sequence ATGAACCTGTTTCTCCAGTCGGATTCGCGCCCGCTGCACTTCGTCGGCATCGGCGGCGCCGGAATGAGTGCGCTGGCCATGGTCGCGCTTCGTCGCGGCGTGCGGGTCACCGGTACCGACGCGGACATCTCGGGCAGCACCGATCTCGTGAAGGCTGGAGCGGTCGTTGCCGAGGGTAGTTCGCCGCTCCTGGTGGGCGAGGCCGGGGCGGTGGTGGCCAGTGCGGCGATCCCGCCGGGGCACCCGGACCTCGTCGAGGCAGCGCGGCTGGGGCTCCCGATCGTGCCCAGGAAGCAGGCGCTAGCCGGGCTGGTGGCGGGCGCCACGGTCGTGGCCGTTGCCGGTACGCACGGCAAGACGACCACCACCGTGATGACCACCGAGGCGCTGATCGGCGCGGGCCGCGATCCGACCGGCCTCGCGGGCGGGCGGGTGGCGTCCTGGGGTGGCAACGCCCGAATGGGTGGCACGGCGCTGTTCGTGGTCGAGGCGGACGAGTACGACCAGGCGTTTCTGACGCTGACGCCGACGGTGGCCATCATCAACAACGTCGAACCGGATCACCTCGAGTGCTACGGTTCGGTCGAGGCGATGGAAGCGGCCTATTTCCAGTTTGCGCAGCCGGCAGAGCGGGTCCTGGTCGGTACGGACGGCGCCGGACCGGATCGGGTGGCGGCGGCCATCGGCAGCCGGGTCTGGCGGTTCGGGCCGGGCGCCCCGGATCTGGGGCTCGAGGCGGTGCAGCTCAGCGAGCGGGGCAGTCGGGCGACCGTGCGCTTTCCCGACGGGTCGGCGGTGCCGCTGGCGTTGCAGGTGCCGGGGCTGCACAACCTGCGTAACGGCCTGGCGGCACTCGGCGCCGCATATGCGCTCGGGGCGGATGTCTCGGGCGCGGCGACCGCTCTCGCGGCGTATGCCGGCGTCGGGCGGCGGTTCGAGCGGGTGGGCGAGGCGGGTGGCGTGGCGATCGTCGACGACTATGCGCACCATCCGACCGAGCTGGCGGCGACGCTCGCTGCGGCGCGGCAGGCCTATCCCGGGCGGCGCCTGGTGGCGGTCTTCCAGCCGCATCTCTACAGTCGGACTGCGCTGCACGCGGAGGCCATGGGACAGGCGGTTGCTGCGGCGGACCTTGCGGTGGTCACCGACGTGTACGGTGCCCGAGAGGCGCCGGTCCCGGGAGTGACCGGTGCGCTGGTGGCCGCAGCGGCGGAGCGACAGAGTGGCGCCAGGGTGCGCTATGTCGCGGACCGGTCCCAACTGACCGGAATCGTCGCCGACCTGCTTGAGTCGGGCGATATCGTCATTACGTTGGGGGCTGGCGATGTCACCCGAGTGGGTCGCGAGTTGCTCGGCCGTTTGGCAGATCGGTGA
- a CDS encoding cell division protein FtsW, which produces MNRQVDHPSEVRWETRLFGTVTAVLTVFGIVSVYSAASFQDAGLSVALKQLFGAAVGAVVLLIASRIDYQRWRDWAWPILFFTLLLLVILLLPGLGSIAPRINGAKRWINVAGVGFQPSELARFAIVVWVAMIAAKKGEQIREFKKGMAPVLVVTGLVSLLVLLQPNLSMATIIAVLGGTILFIAGAKIGQFLLLFIGVVFAGVTAIMAEPYRFQRFRCFFGLASDCQATTNWQLDQATKGFASGRFFGTGFGEGQLKLNYLPYAPSDFLFSTVGEEWGFLGVTFVVALFGLFCWLGLRIARTAPDPFGRYLAGGLTASVGITALMHMAVNMGLMPTTGLVLPFMSAGRSNLWVTLLGVGVVMSVGRMRGRAVPP; this is translated from the coding sequence GTGAATCGTCAGGTCGACCATCCGAGCGAGGTGCGTTGGGAAACGCGCCTCTTCGGGACCGTGACGGCCGTGCTGACTGTTTTCGGGATCGTCAGCGTCTACTCGGCAGCAAGCTTCCAGGATGCCGGGCTGAGTGTGGCGCTCAAGCAGCTCTTCGGCGCCGCGGTGGGCGCGGTGGTGCTGCTGATCGCATCGCGGATCGATTACCAGCGCTGGCGCGACTGGGCCTGGCCGATCCTGTTTTTCACGCTCTTGCTCCTGGTGATTCTGCTCTTGCCAGGACTCGGGTCGATTGCACCGCGGATCAACGGCGCCAAGCGGTGGATCAATGTCGCCGGAGTGGGGTTCCAGCCTTCGGAGCTGGCGCGGTTTGCCATCGTGGTCTGGGTTGCGATGATCGCCGCCAAGAAGGGTGAGCAGATCCGCGAGTTCAAGAAGGGGATGGCGCCGGTGCTCGTCGTGACGGGACTGGTCTCCCTGCTGGTTCTGCTGCAGCCCAATCTGTCGATGGCCACGATCATTGCCGTGCTGGGCGGAACGATTCTCTTCATTGCCGGCGCCAAGATCGGCCAGTTCCTGCTGCTCTTCATCGGGGTGGTGTTTGCCGGCGTCACGGCGATCATGGCTGAGCCGTATCGCTTCCAGCGGTTCCGCTGTTTCTTCGGCCTTGCCTCGGATTGTCAGGCCACCACCAACTGGCAGCTCGACCAGGCCACCAAAGGGTTTGCCTCGGGCCGGTTCTTCGGCACAGGGTTCGGCGAAGGCCAGCTCAAGCTCAACTATCTGCCCTATGCACCCTCAGACTTCCTCTTCAGCACCGTCGGCGAGGAGTGGGGCTTTCTGGGGGTGACGTTCGTGGTGGCGCTGTTCGGCCTCTTCTGCTGGCTCGGGCTTCGGATTGCCCGAACGGCGCCGGATCCGTTTGGACGCTACCTGGCGGGAGGGCTGACCGCATCCGTTGGGATTACCGCTCTGATGCACATGGCGGTCAACATGGGGTTGATGCCCACGACCGGGCTGGTGCTGCCGTTCATGTCGGCGGGTCGGTCGAACCTCTGGGTCACACTGCTGGGGGTTGGCGTGGTCATGAGTGTCGGCCGGATGCGCGGCCGCGCCGTGCCTCCGTGA
- the murG gene encoding undecaprenyldiphospho-muramoylpentapeptide beta-N-acetylglucosaminyltransferase codes for MSGPLTVLVAGGGTGGHLMPALAIADALRTRHPEWRIVMVGATRGVESHLLPARDYPFHLLPFEPIYRRQWWKNYRWPWLALRLLGMIRRLLDQERPALVVGTGGYASGPLLWAAARRGIPTAILDQDAYPGLATRWLAPRVREVYLGAPEAVPHLRPGRSTEVVVTGSPIAPPSPERRAAARAGFGLQDDRPVLLVIGGSQGAVAINELMAGWIGEDGLTDLNLIWATGRGSYARYRDLDARPGRRVVDFLDPIADAYAVADLVVGRAGMTTIAELCAWGLPSILIPLPTAAADHQTKNAEALERAGAAVLRRQADLTPRQLGEAVRHLLADPVRLGAMRAAALARGKPGAVTQIVARLERLVG; via the coding sequence GTGAGCGGGCCCCTCACGGTCCTGGTGGCCGGGGGCGGTACCGGGGGGCACCTGATGCCTGCATTGGCCATTGCCGACGCGCTCCGGACGCGTCATCCCGAGTGGCGGATCGTCATGGTCGGCGCCACGCGAGGCGTCGAGTCGCATTTGCTCCCGGCCAGGGACTATCCCTTCCACCTGCTGCCGTTCGAGCCGATCTACCGGCGGCAATGGTGGAAGAACTACCGCTGGCCCTGGCTCGCGTTACGCTTGCTCGGCATGATTCGGCGCTTGCTGGATCAGGAACGGCCGGCGCTGGTGGTCGGCACCGGTGGCTACGCCTCGGGGCCGTTGCTCTGGGCGGCGGCTCGCCGCGGGATTCCGACTGCCATCCTCGATCAGGACGCCTATCCCGGGTTGGCCACCCGATGGCTCGCGCCACGGGTGCGGGAGGTCTACCTCGGCGCGCCCGAGGCGGTTCCGCATCTGCGCCCGGGGCGCTCGACCGAGGTGGTGGTGACGGGCAGCCCGATTGCGCCTCCCAGCCCCGAGCGGCGGGCGGCGGCACGCGCCGGTTTTGGCCTGCAGGACGACCGGCCGGTGCTGCTCGTGATTGGCGGGAGCCAAGGTGCGGTGGCAATCAACGAGCTGATGGCGGGCTGGATCGGCGAGGACGGTCTGACCGACCTGAACCTGATCTGGGCTACCGGACGAGGCAGCTACGCCCGATACCGGGACCTCGATGCCCGGCCGGGCCGTCGGGTGGTCGATTTCCTGGACCCGATTGCCGATGCCTACGCCGTCGCCGATCTGGTGGTGGGCCGGGCCGGGATGACCACCATCGCCGAGCTGTGTGCCTGGGGGCTGCCGTCCATCCTGATACCGCTGCCGACCGCGGCGGCCGATCACCAGACCAAGAACGCCGAGGCGCTGGAGCGGGCGGGGGCGGCCGTGCTCCGCCGTCAGGCCGATCTCACGCCGCGCCAGCTGGGGGAGGCCGTGCGTCACCTTCTGGCCGATCCGGTTCGACTGGGGGCTATGCGTGCCGCCGCCCTGGCACGCGGAAAACCGGGGGCTGTGACCCAAATCGTGGCACGGCTCGAGCGGTTGGTCGGGTAG
- the ftsZ gene encoding cell division protein FtsZ: MTFRIEEPPVQNARMKVIGVGGGGGNAVNRMIQEALVGVEFVSVNTDAQALTSNKADAKVQIGKKLTRGLGAGARPEIGRQAIEENRDEVLEAMQGCDLVFVTCGMGGGTGTGAAPFIAQMARDIGALTVGIVTKPFLFEGKKRMKQAETGIMEMRQHVDTMIVVPNERLLAVVGKGILFQDALKKADDVLLQATQGIAGLVTATGLINVDFADVRTVMQNGGSALMGTGIGYGDNRALEAAQQAITSPLLDNISIAGATGVLMNVVGADLQIDEVTTMAEIVHEAVGDDAEIIFGAAIDPTLKGEVRITVIATGFDRAVTGDVPVPAPAQSQRASSQVLQFPQQKSRPAAAAAPAPAPVESRPPAAPQPAARTISLPPRTAVPGPGSDLPDMEIPTFIRRQMD; encoded by the coding sequence ATGACCTTCCGGATTGAAGAGCCGCCGGTTCAGAACGCCCGCATGAAGGTGATCGGTGTCGGCGGTGGCGGAGGTAACGCCGTCAACCGGATGATCCAGGAAGCCCTGGTCGGGGTCGAGTTTGTGTCGGTCAATACCGACGCACAGGCCCTGACGTCCAACAAGGCCGACGCCAAGGTGCAGATTGGTAAGAAGCTCACCCGCGGGCTCGGCGCCGGGGCACGACCGGAAATCGGTCGGCAGGCCATCGAGGAGAACCGGGATGAGGTGCTCGAAGCCATGCAGGGCTGCGACCTTGTCTTCGTCACCTGCGGCATGGGTGGTGGCACCGGCACTGGTGCGGCCCCGTTCATTGCCCAGATGGCCCGGGATATCGGCGCCCTGACGGTCGGCATCGTGACCAAGCCCTTCCTCTTCGAAGGCAAGAAGCGGATGAAGCAGGCCGAGACCGGCATTATGGAAATGCGGCAGCATGTCGATACTATGATCGTGGTTCCGAACGAGCGCCTCCTGGCCGTGGTCGGGAAGGGCATTCTGTTCCAGGACGCGCTCAAGAAGGCCGATGACGTGCTGCTCCAGGCCACCCAGGGCATTGCGGGGCTGGTGACGGCGACGGGTCTCATCAACGTGGACTTTGCCGACGTGCGGACCGTGATGCAGAACGGCGGCTCGGCGTTGATGGGCACCGGTATTGGCTATGGCGACAACCGGGCACTCGAGGCCGCGCAGCAGGCCATTACCAGCCCGCTGCTCGACAACATTTCGATTGCCGGCGCAACCGGTGTGCTCATGAATGTTGTTGGCGCAGATCTCCAGATCGACGAAGTCACCACGATGGCCGAGATCGTTCACGAGGCCGTGGGTGACGATGCCGAGATCATCTTCGGCGCCGCGATCGATCCGACCTTGAAGGGTGAGGTCCGCATCACGGTAATCGCGACGGGTTTCGATAGGGCGGTGACCGGTGATGTGCCCGTGCCGGCCCCCGCGCAGTCCCAGCGGGCCAGCTCCCAGGTGCTCCAGTTTCCGCAGCAGAAGTCACGGCCCGCTGCCGCGGCGGCGCCCGCGCCAGCTCCGGTGGAGTCGCGTCCGCCAGCGGCTCCGCAGCCAGCTGCCCGGACCATTTCACTGCCGCCGAGGACGGCTGTTCCCGGGCCGGGCAGCGATCTTCCGGACATGGAGATCCCGACCTTCATCCGACGGCAGATGGACTGA
- the murD gene encoding UDP-N-acetylmuramoyl-L-alanine--D-glutamate ligase: protein MIPGLELAREVAVIGLGRSGAAATRLLRSAGAIVYASDGGQSESLEATASELRALGADVETGGHDLDRIGRAGLAVLSPGVPPDAPPVVAARSHEVPVWAEAELGLRALHPAEYAAITGTNGKTTTTALVGHLLVAAGRRARTAGNIGTPLSQLALSDDRPDVLAVELSSFQLHDMPSLAPSVGVLTNLAPDHLDRYATLDEYYRDKMRLFLNATLESRWITNADDETSARWVGDMPGRRYQFSLIGPADAWYDRAANLLRLGEAALLDRDRLPLLGDHNVANALAAALAVAALGVPIEVIGQGLETVAALPHRMEPVSETGGVLWINDSKATNLSSTDVAVRAMARPYILLLGGRHKGESYARLAPLLTGCRAVIAYGEAKPIILRDLSGAVRLVEGGTFAEVVAAARSLARVGDAVLLSPACSSYDMFPNYEVRGATFRHLVEAM from the coding sequence ATGATTCCGGGGCTCGAGCTGGCTCGTGAGGTCGCGGTGATTGGCCTCGGGCGAAGCGGTGCGGCCGCAACTCGGTTGCTTCGGAGTGCTGGGGCGATCGTCTATGCGTCCGATGGCGGGCAAAGCGAGTCGCTCGAGGCGACGGCATCTGAGCTGCGCGCGCTTGGCGCGGATGTCGAGACCGGCGGACACGACCTCGACCGGATTGGCCGGGCCGGGCTCGCCGTGCTCTCTCCGGGGGTGCCTCCCGATGCGCCGCCGGTGGTTGCCGCTCGCAGCCACGAAGTGCCGGTCTGGGCGGAGGCGGAGCTTGGCTTGCGCGCGCTTCATCCGGCCGAGTATGCGGCGATTACCGGGACCAACGGAAAGACCACGACGACCGCGCTGGTGGGGCACTTGCTCGTGGCGGCGGGGCGCCGGGCCCGAACGGCGGGAAACATCGGCACACCGCTGTCACAGTTGGCGTTGTCGGATGATCGCCCGGACGTGCTTGCCGTCGAGTTGTCGAGCTTTCAGCTCCACGACATGCCGAGCCTGGCCCCGTCGGTCGGGGTGCTGACCAACCTGGCGCCGGACCACCTCGATCGCTACGCCACGCTCGACGAATATTATCGCGACAAGATGCGGCTCTTCCTCAACGCAACCCTCGAGTCGCGCTGGATTACCAACGCCGATGACGAGACCTCGGCGCGCTGGGTCGGCGACATGCCCGGGCGCCGCTACCAGTTTTCCCTCATCGGGCCGGCCGACGCGTGGTACGATCGGGCCGCGAATCTGCTCCGGCTCGGCGAGGCGGCCCTGCTCGATCGGGATCGGCTGCCACTGCTTGGGGACCACAACGTTGCCAACGCGCTGGCGGCGGCCCTGGCGGTGGCCGCGCTCGGCGTGCCGATCGAAGTGATCGGGCAGGGACTGGAGACGGTTGCTGCGTTGCCGCACCGGATGGAGCCGGTCAGTGAGACTGGGGGCGTGCTCTGGATCAACGATTCCAAGGCGACCAACCTGTCGTCGACGGACGTGGCGGTTCGGGCCATGGCTCGCCCGTATATCCTGTTGCTCGGGGGGCGGCACAAAGGCGAGAGCTATGCGCGGCTGGCGCCGCTCCTGACCGGGTGCCGTGCCGTGATTGCGTATGGTGAGGCCAAGCCGATCATCCTGCGGGACCTCAGCGGCGCGGTTCGGCTGGTCGAGGGAGGCACCTTCGCGGAAGTCGTCGCTGCCGCGCGGTCGCTGGCCCGGGTCGGAGATGCGGTGCTGCTGTCGCCGGCGTGCTCGAGCTACGACATGTTTCCGAACTACGAAGTGCGGGGCGCGACCTTTCGTCACCTGGTGGAGGCGATGTGA
- a CDS encoding peptidoglycan DD-metalloendopeptidase family protein has translation MRRLFAVVGALGILISAAAFSARGSWPWQRLSAEAPDIVPIVERRVASDTLRSGETIGELFARRGIGAIDLAAVVELLGIDARRVRAGQVFHFGYHDTVPHPVDVTVRTKRTEETRVFREAAAWTSEVRPIEWTQHQVRLEGRIETSLYDALIDAELSEDVPAGDRVRLAWDLADVFAWSVDFSRDLQRGDRFTLLFEREVSELGETRVGNILASHLEVGGRQQSAFRFETQDGRKQYFDVEGSSLKRAFLRAPVEFRRISSRFSSARFHPVLGVYRKHEGIDYAASSGTPVMAAGDGTVLRATRAGGYGLLVELRHKSGITTRYAHLRGFAPGVRTGSRVRQGDVIGYVGATGLASGPHLHYEFRQNGVARNPGSVDLGNGDPVPAGELAAFLAHRDQLQHLLRPGPQLPAAIAADVE, from the coding sequence ATGCGGCGGCTCTTCGCCGTCGTCGGGGCACTCGGCATCCTGATCTCGGCTGCCGCGTTCAGCGCGCGCGGCAGTTGGCCGTGGCAGCGGTTGTCGGCCGAAGCGCCCGACATCGTCCCGATCGTGGAACGTCGGGTTGCTTCGGACACGCTCCGGTCGGGTGAAACGATCGGGGAGTTGTTTGCCCGGCGCGGCATCGGGGCGATCGATCTCGCCGCCGTGGTGGAACTGCTCGGTATCGATGCGCGCCGGGTTCGCGCGGGGCAGGTCTTTCACTTCGGGTACCACGACACCGTGCCGCATCCGGTCGACGTGACCGTTCGTACCAAGCGGACGGAAGAGACTCGGGTGTTTCGTGAGGCGGCGGCCTGGACCTCCGAGGTCCGACCGATCGAGTGGACTCAGCACCAGGTTCGGCTCGAAGGCCGAATCGAAACCTCGCTCTATGACGCTCTGATCGACGCCGAGCTCAGCGAAGACGTTCCCGCGGGCGATCGGGTTCGGCTGGCCTGGGATCTGGCTGACGTATTTGCCTGGTCGGTCGATTTCAGCCGGGACCTGCAGCGAGGTGACCGATTCACCCTGCTGTTCGAGCGCGAAGTGTCCGAACTGGGTGAAACCCGGGTCGGCAACATTCTGGCGTCCCATCTCGAAGTTGGTGGCCGTCAGCAGTCTGCCTTCCGATTCGAAACCCAGGACGGGCGAAAACAGTACTTCGATGTAGAGGGCAGCTCGCTCAAGCGTGCCTTTCTTCGAGCGCCGGTGGAGTTCCGGCGGATCTCGTCGCGTTTCAGCTCGGCTCGGTTCCATCCGGTCCTGGGCGTTTACCGTAAGCACGAAGGCATCGACTATGCGGCCAGCAGTGGGACACCCGTGATGGCGGCCGGTGACGGCACCGTCCTGCGGGCAACCCGCGCCGGGGGGTATGGCCTCCTGGTCGAGCTGCGCCACAAGAGCGGCATCACGACCCGCTACGCTCACCTGCGCGGCTTTGCGCCCGGCGTTCGCACGGGGTCGCGGGTTCGTCAGGGTGATGTAATCGGGTATGTCGGGGCTACTGGGCTGGCTTCCGGACCGCACCTCCACTACGAGTTCCGACAGAACGGCGTGGCCCGCAATCCGGGGTCGGTCGATCTCGGCAACGGCGATCCTGTGCCGGCCGGGGAACTCGCCGCATTCCTGGCTCATCGGGATCAACTGCAGCATCTGTTGCGGCCTGGTCCGCAGCTGCCGGCCGCGATTGCGGCTGACGTTGAATAG
- the ftsA gene encoding cell division protein FtsA, producing the protein MSAAGPRLVASLDLGSSAITAAIGEVTGDPRNPGVRVLGVGTERTTGLRRGVVRDVEETTRAIGRALKDAQLMAGVEVGTLYVGVAGEHVAGRLSHGVVSVAGNEVRTADVARVNEVAANIAFSRDHELLHGVPQDYLVDTQDGISDPIGMVGSRLEAQVYLVTVLSSAMVNLQRCIERAGFRVGEFVLEPLAGSLAVLSPDERELGCALIELGGGSTNVAVFQHGKICHTASLMFAGGHVTNDIVHGLQVPQQEAERLKERHGAAYEPLVADDEIIQLPNLPGQPARNVHRRVLAHIVHMRMQEILELALDELNRTGFRQRLAAGVVLSGGGAQFPGIVELTREVFALPVRVGVPGTGLSGLADRVASPRMTVPAGLLLYGARQVLQTGGFGAHGRRSPAVDKVIGPVKRWLQDFF; encoded by the coding sequence ATGAGCGCCGCCGGCCCGCGGCTGGTCGCGTCGCTCGATCTTGGGTCGAGCGCCATCACGGCCGCGATCGGAGAGGTTACCGGCGATCCACGGAACCCGGGGGTTCGGGTGCTGGGTGTCGGCACCGAACGGACCACGGGGCTCCGACGGGGCGTGGTGCGCGATGTCGAGGAAACGACCCGTGCCATCGGACGCGCGCTCAAGGATGCGCAGCTGATGGCCGGGGTCGAGGTCGGCACGCTGTATGTTGGCGTGGCCGGCGAGCATGTGGCGGGACGGCTGTCGCACGGCGTGGTGTCGGTGGCTGGCAACGAGGTGCGGACGGCGGACGTCGCGCGCGTCAACGAAGTGGCCGCCAACATTGCCTTCAGCCGCGACCATGAACTGCTCCACGGGGTGCCCCAGGATTACCTCGTCGACACCCAGGACGGCATTTCCGATCCGATCGGCATGGTCGGGTCCCGGCTCGAGGCCCAGGTCTACCTCGTCACCGTGCTCTCGAGCGCCATGGTCAATCTGCAGCGCTGCATCGAGCGGGCCGGCTTCCGGGTCGGCGAATTCGTGCTGGAGCCGCTGGCGGGCTCGCTGGCGGTGCTGTCGCCTGATGAACGGGAACTGGGCTGTGCCCTGATCGAACTGGGCGGTGGCTCGACCAACGTGGCTGTCTTTCAGCACGGCAAGATCTGTCACACGGCATCGTTGATGTTTGCCGGTGGACATGTCACCAACGACATCGTGCACGGCTTGCAGGTACCGCAGCAGGAGGCCGAGCGGCTCAAGGAACGGCACGGAGCGGCGTACGAGCCGCTGGTGGCCGACGACGAGATCATTCAGCTGCCCAATCTGCCGGGACAGCCTGCTCGGAACGTGCATCGCCGGGTGCTGGCGCACATCGTTCACATGCGGATGCAGGAAATTCTCGAACTGGCTCTGGACGAACTGAACCGAACCGGCTTTCGTCAGCGGTTGGCCGCGGGCGTGGTGCTGAGCGGCGGTGGTGCGCAGTTTCCGGGCATTGTGGAATTGACCCGGGAAGTGTTTGCTCTTCCAGTACGAGTCGGGGTACCGGGCACGGGCCTGAGCGGCCTGGCCGATCGTGTTGCATCGCCGCGCATGACGGTGCCCGCAGGGTTGCTGTTGTACGGAGCACGGCAGGTGCTGCAGACCGGCGGGTTCGGGGCCCATGGGCGCCGCTCGCCTGCGGTGGACAAGGTGATCGGACCCGTCAAGCGCTGGTTACAGGACTTCTTTTGA
- a CDS encoding FtsQ-type POTRA domain-containing protein: MKRGWIILLWALGAAALVSLWWLAPMALSRMSLFKVRRLEVTGSRYFTAAEIAEAAKLPVGASIFDSTEPLRDRVLALPGVQRVVVHRRLPGALEVEVVEFEPVAFVRAQNRVALMDRRGRILPFDPTRSPADLPLAEADGEVGAFIERVRDTDSELHGTIESVSRERNTIVLETVKHRLLFRVGATTKDIQGTAAALAEVSSRQWNVAEVDARFEGRVIVRRRAR, from the coding sequence GTGAAGCGGGGCTGGATCATCCTGCTCTGGGCGCTCGGCGCGGCGGCCCTGGTCAGCCTCTGGTGGCTGGCCCCGATGGCGCTCAGTCGGATGAGCCTGTTCAAGGTGCGTCGGCTGGAGGTGACCGGGTCGCGCTACTTCACCGCCGCCGAAATTGCCGAGGCTGCCAAGCTCCCGGTCGGAGCGAGTATTTTCGATAGCACCGAACCGCTCCGCGATCGAGTGCTGGCGTTGCCGGGCGTCCAGCGGGTCGTGGTGCACCGGCGATTGCCAGGCGCGCTCGAAGTCGAGGTGGTGGAGTTTGAGCCGGTGGCATTCGTCCGGGCTCAGAACCGGGTGGCGCTGATGGATCGCCGGGGGCGGATCCTGCCCTTCGATCCGACCCGTTCGCCCGCGGACCTGCCGCTGGCCGAGGCGGATGGCGAAGTCGGCGCGTTCATCGAGCGGGTGCGCGACACTGATTCGGAGTTGCACGGCACCATCGAGTCGGTCAGCCGGGAGCGGAACACGATCGTGCTGGAAACCGTGAAGCATCGACTTCTCTTCCGCGTGGGGGCTACCACGAAAGACATCCAGGGAACCGCCGCCGCGCTGGCCGAGGTGTCCAGCCGCCAGTGGAACGTCGCTGAAGTCGACGCCCGTTTCGAGGGCCGTGTCATTGTCCGGCGGAGGGCGCGATGA